Proteins co-encoded in one Malus sylvestris chromosome 7, drMalSylv7.2, whole genome shotgun sequence genomic window:
- the LOC126629127 gene encoding protein RNA-directed DNA methylation 3-like isoform X1, translating into MASKGKGIAAGGGFSGGKRKHDDDKSGGGRKRSNPGVLRFFEDAAAESDDEIDSDFDDDFMDEEFETEPVAQNDPGKAHNLPFVPKEEDLDGEEFEKMMEERYRSGSSYATYAEDNFENKRSIDGNVLPSVKDPVIWKVKCMVGRERHSAFCMMQKFVDFRSLGTKLQIVSAFAVEHIKGFVFIEADKQSDINEACKGICSIYPSRVMPVPNNEVSHLLSPRTKSNGITAGMWARVKNGNYKGDLAQVVFVNDLRKRATLKLIPRIDLQAMAAKFGGGGTRKKRPAPAPRLISSNELEEFRPLIQYRTDRESGMKFEFLDGLMFKDGYLYKKVSIDSLSFWGVMPSEEELLKFKPSENTKNEDEDWLTELYGTTEKKRRTIKIEEGGGKGEGSSGSMGKGEGSSGSMGKGEGSSGSMGKGEGSSGPMGKGEGSSQSMGKGEGSSGSKGKGEGSSGSMGKGEDSSTSMGKGGGSSGSGGSGFELYDLVCFGRKDFGLVIGMEKDDSYKILKEGVEGPIVLMVQKRELKNVLSDMKFTALDRHMKAICVSDTVKVSEGLLEGRQGIVKQIYRGTIFLYDENQSENGGYFCSKSQMCEKVKLYIDSSKEMDGDSGALGFGDFMSSPKSPLSPKKPWQERDSNFNQGDKDGMFSIGQTVRIRVGPLKGYLCRILAIRRADITVKLDSQQKVLTVTKEHISEVRGKSSSVLISEDPESSLKPFDLLGTEGGSNDWTNGAGVSAGGDGWNAGGASAGGGGWNAGGASGDSNSWASANPINDVKKDDDTSWGSKAAPSTASSWGAAAGAPADNNNQGAGWGKSDAWGKSSAKTEGDSSAPDNNDQGAGWGKRDTWGKSSAKTGADSSAPADNNDQGTGWGKSDSWGKSSSKTGGDSSAPHNNDQGAGSGRSGSWGQKAEPAGTSKLDSWGKGKNVVEAGSWGKNSDAPSGDISSPGWGQQKSWDKGNAVSSDGPAWGKPQNKATGNWSSKDESSAGDAGWKSSVPAENVQTGSWGKAGGGSTESKQDGSSSWGKPAGDSWGKQTGGSSWGKQADVTAGGVGNNGGKWGKGSVTNEEQSGGGGDQVSKWGQKGTWNSGSSETGGNQESSWGKKSDGNIGSTSSGGNQNSTWGKTINLNSGSGDTGGNLDSSWGKKSTWNSQSSENSGNQDSSWGKKSDWKSGSDDTGGNHDSTWGKKSSWNSGSGDADQKSSWGSKSSWNSTDGGNGDQPEDSSGGRGGRGFGDGGRRGGFGGRGGGGGSGACFKCGESGHMSRECPQGGGGGKGGACFKCGESGHMSRECPQGGGGGKGGACFKCGESGHMSRECPQGGGGSKGGACFKCGESGHMSRECPQGGGGGKGGACFKCGEAGHMSRECPQGGGGGGGGACFKCGESGHMARDCSQGGGGYGGGNRSGGGGGGACYKCGESGHMARDCSQGGGSYGGGSRSGGGGGSGACFKCGESGHMARECPQGGGGGSSGACYKCGESGHMARDCSQGGGGYGGGGRSGGGGGGASGGCYKCGQSGHFARECPNSG; encoded by the exons ATGGCGTCGAAGGGAAAGGGGATCGCCGCCGGAGGTGGATTCTCCGGCGGGAAGCGCAAGCACGACGACGACAAGTCCGGTGGTGGCCGGAAGAGGAGCAACCCCGGCGTCCTCAGATTCTTCGAAGACGCCGCtgccgaatccgacgacgaaaTCGACAGTGATTTCGATGACG ATTTTATGGACGAAGAATTTGAAACAGAACCTGTAGCCCAGAATGACCCAGGGAAAGCACATAACCTTCCATTCGTTCCTAAAGAGGAGGATCTGGATGGTGAAGAATTTGAAAAAATGATGGAAGAACGATACAGGAGTGGTTCTAGCTATGCAACCTATGCTGAAGATAATTTTGAGAACAAAAGGTCGATTGATGGAAATGTTCTGCCTTCTGTTAAGGATCCAGTCATCTGGAAAGTGAAATGCATG GTTGGACGTGAGAGGCATTCAGCTTTCTGTATGATGCAAAAGTTTGTTGACTTCCGATCACTAGGTACCAAACTACAGATTGTTTCTGCATTTGCTGTTGAGCACATCAAGGGTTTTGTTTTCATTGAAGCTGACAAGCAGTCTGATATTAATGAG GCATGTAAAGGAATTTGTAGTATATACCCTTCCCGAGTAATGCCAGTTCCAAATAACGAAGTTTCTCATTTGCTGTCTCCTCGGACTAAATCCAATGGAATTACTGCTGGCATGTGGGCCCGTGTGAAGAATGGGAACTACAAGGGTGATTTGGCACAG GTTGTGTTTGTGAACGATTTACGAAAAAGAGCGACCTTAAAGCTGATCCCCAGAATTGATCTTCAAGCAATGGCTGCAAAATTT GGTGGAGGAGGTACTAGAAAGAAAAGGCCTGCTCCTGCCCCGAGATTGATCAGCTCAAACGAACTCGA GGAGTTCCGCCCTCTCATTCAGTACAGGACTGATCGTGAAAGTGGCATGAAGTTTGAGTTTCTTGATGGTCTGATGTTCAAGGATGGATATTTGTACAAAAAAGTATCAATAGATTCATTAAGCTTCTGGGGTGTTATGCCATCAGAAGAGGAACTACTGAAATTCAAACCTTCTGAGAACACCAAAAATGAGGATGAGGACTGGCTTACTGAACTTTATGGTAcaacagaaaagaaaaggcgGACCATCAAAATTGAAGAAGGTGGTGGTAAAGGAGAGGGTTCATCAGGTTCTATGGGGAAAGGAGAGGGTTCATCAGGGTCTATGGGGAAAGGAGAGGGCTCATCAGGGTCTATGGGGAAAGGAGAGGGTTCATCAGGACCTATGGGGAAAGGAGAGGGCTCATCGCAGTCTATGGGGAAAGGAGAGGGTTCATCTGGGTCCAAGGGGAAAGGAGAAGGTTCATCAGGTTCTATGGGGAAGGGAGAGGACTCATCAACGTCTATGGGGAAAGGCGGGGGTTCTTCAGGTTCTGGTGGGAGTGGTTTTGAACTGTATGATCTTGTTTGTTTTGG CCGGAAAGATTTTGGTCTTGTAATAGGCATGGAGAAAGATGATAGTTACAAG ATTCTGAAAGAGGGAGTGGAAGGACCTATTGTGCTGATGGTTCAGAAACGTGAGTTAAAGAATGTTCTTTCTGATATGAAATTTACGGCTTTAGATCGGCACATGAAGGCCATATGCGTTAGTGATACTGTCAAAGTGTCGGAAGGACTGTTGGAG GGTAGGCAGGGTATTGTTAAGCAAATATATAGAGGCACCATATTCTTGTATGATGAGAACCAGTCAGAAAATGGTGGTTATTTTTGCTCAAAATCCCAAATGTGTGAGAAAGTTAAGCTTTACATTGATTCTAGCAAAGAAATG GATGGGGACTCAGGTGCTCTGGGTTTTGGAGATTTCATGTCGTCTCCTAAATCCCCGCTATCGCCAAAAAAGCCATGGCAAGAAAGGGATAGTAACT TCAATCAGGGTGATAAAGATGGAATGTTCTCAATTGGTCAAACTGTAAGAATCCGTGTGGGTCCGTTGAAGGGATACCTCTGTCGAATCTTGGCTATACGTCGTGCTGATATTACTGTTAAGCTTGATTCTCAGCAAAAGGTTCTCACAG TTACAAAAGAGCATATTTCTGAAGTTCGTGGAAAGAGTTCTAGTGTGCTGATTAG TGAGGATCCGGAGTCCAGTTTAAAACCATTTGATTTGCTCGGAACGGAAGGAGGGTCCAATG ACTGGACAAATGGAGCTGGGGTATCTGCTGGGGGTGATGGGTGGAATGCTGGAGGGGCATCAGCCGGGGGTGGTGGGTGGAATGCTGGAGGGGCATCTGGTGATAG TAATTCTTGGGCTAGTGCAAATCCTATTAATGATGTGAAAAAAG ATGATGATACTTCTTGGGGGAGCAAAGCAGCTCCAAGTACAGCTTCGTCCTGGGGTGCAGCAGCAGGAGCACCTGCAGATAACAACAATCAAGGTGCTGGCTGGGGAAAAAGTGATGCTTGGGGAAAATCAAGTGCCAAAACTGAAGGTGACAGTAGTGCACCAGATAACAATGATCAAGGTGCTGGCTGGGGAAAAAGAGACACTTGGGGAAAATCAAGTGCTAAAACTGGGGCTGACAGCAGCGCACCAGCAGATAATAATGATCAAGGCACTGGCTGGGGAAAAAGCGACTCATGGGGGAAATCAAGTTCTAAAACTGGGGGTGACAGCAGTGCCCCACATAACAATGATCAGGGTGCTGGCTCGGGAAGAAGTGGCTCTTGGGGGCAGAAGGCTGAACCTGCTGGGACGAGTAAACTGGATTCATGGGGCAAGGGTAAAAATGTTGTTGAAGCAGGATCATGGGGAAAGAATTCTGATGCACCATCTGGGGATATTTCAAGTCCTGGGTGGGGTCAACAGAAATCTTGGGACAAAGGAAATGCAGTCAGTAGTGATGGGCCTGCTTGGGGTAAGCCTCAGAATAAAGCCACAGGGAACTGGAGCAGTAAAGATGAATCAAGTGCTGGCGATGCAGGGTGGAAAAGTTCAGTACCAGCTGAAAATGTTCAGACTGGAAGCTGGGGTAAGGCAGGTGGCGGTTCAACCGAGAGTAAACAAGATGGCAGTTCTTCTTGGGGTAAGCCAGCTGGAGATTCATGGGGTAAACAAACTGGAGGCTCTTCATGGGGTAAACAAGCTGATGTAACCGCTGGCGGAGTGGGGAACAACGGAGGCAAGTGGGGCAAAGGATCTGTCACCAATGAAGAACAAAGTGGTGGAGGGGGAGATCAGGTTTCTAAATGGGGCCAAAAAGGCACTTGGAACTCAGGATCTAGTGAGACTGGTGGCAATCAAGAATCTAGTTGGGGTAAGAAAAGCGATGGGAACATCGGATCTACTTCCTCAGGTGGGAACCAAAATTCTACTTGGGGCAAGACAATCAATTTGAACTCTGGATCTGGTGACACTGGTGGAAATCTTGATTCTAGTTGGGGGAAGAAGAGTACTTGGAATTCTCAATCTAGTGAGAATAGTGGCAATCAAGATTCTAGTTGGGGGAAGAAAAGTGATTGGAAATCTGGATCTGATGACACCGGTGGGAACCATGATTCAACTTGGGGCAAAAAAAGTAGTTGGAACTCAGGATCTGGTGATGCAGATCAGAAATCTAGTTGGGGCAGTAAAAGCAGTTGGAATTCAACAGATGGTGGGAATGGAGACCAACCTGAGGATTCAAGTGGTGGGAGAGGTGGACGGGGTTTTGGAGATGGTGGGCGTAGAGGGGGTTTTGGGGGAAGAGGTGGAGGCGGGGGCAGTGGTGCTTGCTTCAAATGTGGTGAGTCCGGGCACATGTCGAGGGAGTGTCCCCAGGGCGGTGGAGGTGGTAAAGGTGGTGCTTGCTTCAAGTGTGGTGAGTCTGGGCACATGTCGAGGGAGTGCCCCCAGGGCGGTGGAGGCGGTAAAGGTGGTGCTTGCTTCAAGTGTGGTGAGTCCGGGCACATGTCGAGGGAGTGCCCCCAGGGTGGTGGAGGCAGTAAAGGTGGTGCTTGCTTCAAGTGTGGTGAGTCCGGGCACATGTCAAGGGAGTGCCCCCAGGGTGGTGGAGGCGGTAAAGGTGGTGCTTGCTTCAAATGTGGTGAGGCAGGGCACATGTCGAGGGAGTGCCCCCAGGGCGGTGGAGGTGGTGGAGGTGGTGCTTGCTTCAAGTGCGGTGAGTCCGGGCACATGGCAAGGGACTGCTCCCAAGGCGGTGGGGGCTATGGTGGTGGCAACCGCAGcggtggtggaggtggtggtgctTGCTACAAGTGTGGTGAGTCGGGGCACATGGCGAGGGACTGCTCCCAGGGCGGTGGAAGCTATGGTGGTGGCAGCCGTAGCGGTGGAGGTGGCGGCAGTGGTGCTTGCTTCAAGTGTGGTGAGTCAGGGCACATGGCGAGGGAGTGCCCCCAGGGCGGTGGAGGTGGTAGCAGTGGTGCTTGCTACAAATGTGGTGAGTCTGGGCACATGGCGAGGGATTGCTCCCAGGGCGGTGGAGGCTATGGTGGTGGTGGCCGTAGCGGTGGTGGAGGCGGTGGTGCTTCCGGTGGCTGCTACAAGTGCGGACAGTCCGGCCATTTCGCAAGGGAGTGCCCCAACAGTGGTTAA
- the LOC126629127 gene encoding protein RNA-directed DNA methylation 3-like isoform X4, translating into MASKGKGIAAGGGFSGGKRKHDDDKSGGGRKRSNPGVLRFFEDAAAESDDEIDSDFDDDFMDEEFETEPVAQNDPGKAHNLPFVPKEEDLDGEEFEKMMEERYRSGSSYATYAEDNFENKRSIDGNVLPSVKDPVIWKVKCMVGRERHSAFCMMQKFVDFRSLGTKLQIVSAFAVEHIKGFVFIEADKQSDINEACKGICSIYPSRVMPVPNNEVSHLLSPRTKSNGITAGMWARVKNGNYKGDLAQVVFVNDLRKRATLKLIPRIDLQAMAAKFGGGGTRKKRPAPAPRLISSNELEEFRPLIQYRTDRESGMKFEFLDGLMFKDGYLYKKVSIDSLSFWGVMPSEEELLKFKPSENTKNEDEDWLTELYGTTEKKRRTIKIEEGGGKGEGSSGSMGKGEGSSGSMGKGEGSSGSMGKGEGSSGPMGKGEGSSQSMGKGEGSSGSKGKGEGSSGSMGKGEDSSTSMGKGGGSSGSGGSGFELYDLVCFGRKDFGLVIGMEKDDSYKILKEGVEGPIVLMVQKRELKNVLSDMKFTALDRHMKAICVSDTVKVSEGLLEGRQGIVKQIYRGTIFLYDENQSENGGYFCSKSQMCEKVKLYIDSSKEMDGDSGALGFGDFMSSPKSPLSPKKPWQERDSNFNQGDKDGMFSIGQTVRIRVGPLKGYLCRILAIRRADITVKLDSQQKVLTVTKEHISEVRGKSSSVLISEDPESSLKPFDLLGTEGGSNDWTNGAGVSAGGDGWNAGGASAGGGGWNAGGASGDSNSWASANPINDVKKDDDTSWGSKAAPSTASSWGAAAGAPADNNNQGAGWGKSDAWGKSSAKTEGDSSAPDNNDQGAGWGKRDTWGKSSAKTGADSSAPADNNDQGTGWGKSDSWGKSSSKTGGDSSAPHNNDQGAGSGRSGSWGQKAEPAGTSKLDSWGKGKNVVEAGSWGKNSDAPSGDISSPGWGQQKSWDKGNAVSSDGPAWGKPQNKATGNWSSKDESSAGDAGWKSSVPAENVQTGSWGKAGGGSTESKQDGSSSWGKPAGDSWGKQTGGSSWGKQADVTAGGVGNNGGKWGKGSVTNEEQSGGGGDQVSKWGQKGTWNSGSSETGGNQESSWGKKSDGNIGSTSSGGNQNSTWGKTINLNSGSGDTGGNLDSSWGKKSTWNSQSSENSGNQDSSWGKKSDWKSGSDDTGGNHDSTWGKKSSWNSGSGDADQKSSWGSKSSWNSTDGGNGDQPEDSSGGRGGRGFGDGGRRGGFGGRGGGGGSGACFKCGESGHMSRECPQGGGGGKGGACFKCGESGHMSRECPQGGGGSKGGACFKCGESGHMSRECPQGGGGGKGGACFKCGEAGHMSRECPQGGGGGGGGACFKCGESGHMARDCSQGGGGYGGGNRSGGGGGGACYKCGESGHMARDCSQGGGSYGGGSRSGGGGGSGACFKCGESGHMARECPQGGGGGSSGACYKCGESGHMARDCSQGGGGYGGGGRSGGGGGGASGGCYKCGQSGHFARECPNSG; encoded by the exons ATGGCGTCGAAGGGAAAGGGGATCGCCGCCGGAGGTGGATTCTCCGGCGGGAAGCGCAAGCACGACGACGACAAGTCCGGTGGTGGCCGGAAGAGGAGCAACCCCGGCGTCCTCAGATTCTTCGAAGACGCCGCtgccgaatccgacgacgaaaTCGACAGTGATTTCGATGACG ATTTTATGGACGAAGAATTTGAAACAGAACCTGTAGCCCAGAATGACCCAGGGAAAGCACATAACCTTCCATTCGTTCCTAAAGAGGAGGATCTGGATGGTGAAGAATTTGAAAAAATGATGGAAGAACGATACAGGAGTGGTTCTAGCTATGCAACCTATGCTGAAGATAATTTTGAGAACAAAAGGTCGATTGATGGAAATGTTCTGCCTTCTGTTAAGGATCCAGTCATCTGGAAAGTGAAATGCATG GTTGGACGTGAGAGGCATTCAGCTTTCTGTATGATGCAAAAGTTTGTTGACTTCCGATCACTAGGTACCAAACTACAGATTGTTTCTGCATTTGCTGTTGAGCACATCAAGGGTTTTGTTTTCATTGAAGCTGACAAGCAGTCTGATATTAATGAG GCATGTAAAGGAATTTGTAGTATATACCCTTCCCGAGTAATGCCAGTTCCAAATAACGAAGTTTCTCATTTGCTGTCTCCTCGGACTAAATCCAATGGAATTACTGCTGGCATGTGGGCCCGTGTGAAGAATGGGAACTACAAGGGTGATTTGGCACAG GTTGTGTTTGTGAACGATTTACGAAAAAGAGCGACCTTAAAGCTGATCCCCAGAATTGATCTTCAAGCAATGGCTGCAAAATTT GGTGGAGGAGGTACTAGAAAGAAAAGGCCTGCTCCTGCCCCGAGATTGATCAGCTCAAACGAACTCGA GGAGTTCCGCCCTCTCATTCAGTACAGGACTGATCGTGAAAGTGGCATGAAGTTTGAGTTTCTTGATGGTCTGATGTTCAAGGATGGATATTTGTACAAAAAAGTATCAATAGATTCATTAAGCTTCTGGGGTGTTATGCCATCAGAAGAGGAACTACTGAAATTCAAACCTTCTGAGAACACCAAAAATGAGGATGAGGACTGGCTTACTGAACTTTATGGTAcaacagaaaagaaaaggcgGACCATCAAAATTGAAGAAGGTGGTGGTAAAGGAGAGGGTTCATCAGGTTCTATGGGGAAAGGAGAGGGTTCATCAGGGTCTATGGGGAAAGGAGAGGGCTCATCAGGGTCTATGGGGAAAGGAGAGGGTTCATCAGGACCTATGGGGAAAGGAGAGGGCTCATCGCAGTCTATGGGGAAAGGAGAGGGTTCATCTGGGTCCAAGGGGAAAGGAGAAGGTTCATCAGGTTCTATGGGGAAGGGAGAGGACTCATCAACGTCTATGGGGAAAGGCGGGGGTTCTTCAGGTTCTGGTGGGAGTGGTTTTGAACTGTATGATCTTGTTTGTTTTGG CCGGAAAGATTTTGGTCTTGTAATAGGCATGGAGAAAGATGATAGTTACAAG ATTCTGAAAGAGGGAGTGGAAGGACCTATTGTGCTGATGGTTCAGAAACGTGAGTTAAAGAATGTTCTTTCTGATATGAAATTTACGGCTTTAGATCGGCACATGAAGGCCATATGCGTTAGTGATACTGTCAAAGTGTCGGAAGGACTGTTGGAG GGTAGGCAGGGTATTGTTAAGCAAATATATAGAGGCACCATATTCTTGTATGATGAGAACCAGTCAGAAAATGGTGGTTATTTTTGCTCAAAATCCCAAATGTGTGAGAAAGTTAAGCTTTACATTGATTCTAGCAAAGAAATG GATGGGGACTCAGGTGCTCTGGGTTTTGGAGATTTCATGTCGTCTCCTAAATCCCCGCTATCGCCAAAAAAGCCATGGCAAGAAAGGGATAGTAACT TCAATCAGGGTGATAAAGATGGAATGTTCTCAATTGGTCAAACTGTAAGAATCCGTGTGGGTCCGTTGAAGGGATACCTCTGTCGAATCTTGGCTATACGTCGTGCTGATATTACTGTTAAGCTTGATTCTCAGCAAAAGGTTCTCACAG TTACAAAAGAGCATATTTCTGAAGTTCGTGGAAAGAGTTCTAGTGTGCTGATTAG TGAGGATCCGGAGTCCAGTTTAAAACCATTTGATTTGCTCGGAACGGAAGGAGGGTCCAATG ACTGGACAAATGGAGCTGGGGTATCTGCTGGGGGTGATGGGTGGAATGCTGGAGGGGCATCAGCCGGGGGTGGTGGGTGGAATGCTGGAGGGGCATCTGGTGATAG TAATTCTTGGGCTAGTGCAAATCCTATTAATGATGTGAAAAAAG ATGATGATACTTCTTGGGGGAGCAAAGCAGCTCCAAGTACAGCTTCGTCCTGGGGTGCAGCAGCAGGAGCACCTGCAGATAACAACAATCAAGGTGCTGGCTGGGGAAAAAGTGATGCTTGGGGAAAATCAAGTGCCAAAACTGAAGGTGACAGTAGTGCACCAGATAACAATGATCAAGGTGCTGGCTGGGGAAAAAGAGACACTTGGGGAAAATCAAGTGCTAAAACTGGGGCTGACAGCAGCGCACCAGCAGATAATAATGATCAAGGCACTGGCTGGGGAAAAAGCGACTCATGGGGGAAATCAAGTTCTAAAACTGGGGGTGACAGCAGTGCCCCACATAACAATGATCAGGGTGCTGGCTCGGGAAGAAGTGGCTCTTGGGGGCAGAAGGCTGAACCTGCTGGGACGAGTAAACTGGATTCATGGGGCAAGGGTAAAAATGTTGTTGAAGCAGGATCATGGGGAAAGAATTCTGATGCACCATCTGGGGATATTTCAAGTCCTGGGTGGGGTCAACAGAAATCTTGGGACAAAGGAAATGCAGTCAGTAGTGATGGGCCTGCTTGGGGTAAGCCTCAGAATAAAGCCACAGGGAACTGGAGCAGTAAAGATGAATCAAGTGCTGGCGATGCAGGGTGGAAAAGTTCAGTACCAGCTGAAAATGTTCAGACTGGAAGCTGGGGTAAGGCAGGTGGCGGTTCAACCGAGAGTAAACAAGATGGCAGTTCTTCTTGGGGTAAGCCAGCTGGAGATTCATGGGGTAAACAAACTGGAGGCTCTTCATGGGGTAAACAAGCTGATGTAACCGCTGGCGGAGTGGGGAACAACGGAGGCAAGTGGGGCAAAGGATCTGTCACCAATGAAGAACAAAGTGGTGGAGGGGGAGATCAGGTTTCTAAATGGGGCCAAAAAGGCACTTGGAACTCAGGATCTAGTGAGACTGGTGGCAATCAAGAATCTAGTTGGGGTAAGAAAAGCGATGGGAACATCGGATCTACTTCCTCAGGTGGGAACCAAAATTCTACTTGGGGCAAGACAATCAATTTGAACTCTGGATCTGGTGACACTGGTGGAAATCTTGATTCTAGTTGGGGGAAGAAGAGTACTTGGAATTCTCAATCTAGTGAGAATAGTGGCAATCAAGATTCTAGTTGGGGGAAGAAAAGTGATTGGAAATCTGGATCTGATGACACCGGTGGGAACCATGATTCAACTTGGGGCAAAAAAAGTAGTTGGAACTCAGGATCTGGTGATGCAGATCAGAAATCTAGTTGGGGCAGTAAAAGCAGTTGGAATTCAACAGATGGTGGGAATGGAGACCAACCTGAGGATTCAAGTGGTGGGAGAGGTGGACGGGGTTTTGGAGATGGTGGGCGTAGAGGGGGTTTTGGGGGAAGAGGTGGAGGCGGGGGCAGTGGTGCTTGCTTCAAATGTGGTGAGTCCGGGCACATGTCGAGGGAGTGTCCCCAGGGCGGTGGAG GCGGTAAAGGTGGTGCTTGCTTCAAGTGTGGTGAGTCCGGGCACATGTCGAGGGAGTGCCCCCAGGGTGGTGGAGGCAGTAAAGGTGGTGCTTGCTTCAAGTGTGGTGAGTCCGGGCACATGTCAAGGGAGTGCCCCCAGGGTGGTGGAGGCGGTAAAGGTGGTGCTTGCTTCAAATGTGGTGAGGCAGGGCACATGTCGAGGGAGTGCCCCCAGGGCGGTGGAGGTGGTGGAGGTGGTGCTTGCTTCAAGTGCGGTGAGTCCGGGCACATGGCAAGGGACTGCTCCCAAGGCGGTGGGGGCTATGGTGGTGGCAACCGCAGcggtggtggaggtggtggtgctTGCTACAAGTGTGGTGAGTCGGGGCACATGGCGAGGGACTGCTCCCAGGGCGGTGGAAGCTATGGTGGTGGCAGCCGTAGCGGTGGAGGTGGCGGCAGTGGTGCTTGCTTCAAGTGTGGTGAGTCAGGGCACATGGCGAGGGAGTGCCCCCAGGGCGGTGGAGGTGGTAGCAGTGGTGCTTGCTACAAATGTGGTGAGTCTGGGCACATGGCGAGGGATTGCTCCCAGGGCGGTGGAGGCTATGGTGGTGGTGGCCGTAGCGGTGGTGGAGGCGGTGGTGCTTCCGGTGGCTGCTACAAGTGCGGACAGTCCGGCCATTTCGCAAGGGAGTGCCCCAACAGTGGTTAA